From Shewanella yunxiaonensis, the proteins below share one genomic window:
- a CDS encoding diguanylate cyclase domain-containing protein, which yields MNDYLQKLEQLTQENRRLKQENKRLEERLNAALDGTGLCLWEQHVPTGKLTIFNMEWGQMLGFSPQELEATVDIWKSKLHPDDYPQVVAALDDHLAGKTSSYQVVHRMLHKNGSHSWVSDRGRVVEFDAQGQPLRMMGTHIDITQEKRYELELAKLASSDPLTGVLNRAKLEQEFNQLNLTQPQQAAAVIFIDLDDFKAVNDQFGHRAGDALLIKVAHWLASMAPPNTLVARMGGDEFVLLSVNVSRAAIEQFVDALLIRGQQPVTLENGVAHIGFSVGVCEFITPYVGFNALYTLADQAMYQIKKNGKHGVTFVHAN from the coding sequence ATGAATGACTATCTACAAAAGCTTGAGCAGCTGACACAGGAAAACCGCCGGCTAAAACAGGAAAATAAGCGTCTTGAAGAAAGGCTTAATGCCGCGCTGGATGGCACGGGTTTGTGTTTGTGGGAGCAACATGTGCCGACCGGCAAACTCACCATATTCAACATGGAATGGGGGCAGATGTTAGGCTTCAGCCCTCAGGAGCTGGAAGCCACCGTTGATATCTGGAAAAGCAAATTGCATCCGGATGACTACCCGCAAGTAGTCGCCGCCCTGGATGACCATCTGGCAGGGAAAACCAGTTCCTATCAGGTTGTACACCGCATGTTGCATAAAAATGGCAGTCACAGTTGGGTGTCAGACCGCGGCCGTGTTGTTGAATTTGACGCACAAGGTCAGCCACTGCGGATGATGGGGACTCACATCGATATCACCCAAGAAAAGCGCTATGAACTGGAACTGGCAAAACTTGCCAGCAGTGACCCGCTCACCGGAGTGCTCAACCGTGCCAAACTGGAACAGGAATTCAACCAACTGAATCTGACGCAGCCACAACAGGCAGCCGCAGTGATTTTTATCGATCTGGATGACTTCAAGGCGGTCAACGATCAGTTTGGTCATCGTGCCGGTGATGCGTTGCTGATCAAAGTCGCCCATTGGTTAGCGAGCATGGCACCGCCAAATACCCTGGTCGCACGCATGGGTGGCGATGAGTTCGTGCTGTTGTCTGTTAATGTCTCCCGCGCGGCCATCGAACAGTTTGTCGACGCCTTACTGATACGAGGGCAACAACCGGTCACACTCGAAAACGGCGTGGCACACATCGGTTTTAGTGTGGGTGTGTGCGAATTCATCACGCCTTATGTTGGTTTTAATGCCCTGTATACGCTTGCCGACCAGGCGATGTATCAGATTAAGAAAAACGGCAAGCATGGTGTCACCTTCGTCCACGCCAATTAA
- a CDS encoding VIT1/CCC1 transporter family protein yields the protein MTHHEQHRSHRIGWLRASVLGANDGIVSTSSLIIGVAAAHTTQSDIILAGLAGLVAGAMSMAAGEYVSVSSQADTENADLELERQSLADDIDSEKEELAKIYEHRGVTPKLAYLVAEQMMAHDALAAHARDEIGITEDGKAQPLQAALSSAATFTVGALLPLLVAWFVAPSQLINLVAISSLFFLAVLGGIAAVTGGAPIFRACVRVTFWGAIAMLITAAVGHLFGVSV from the coding sequence GTGACTCACCATGAACAACATCGCTCCCATCGTATCGGCTGGCTACGTGCATCTGTATTGGGAGCAAACGATGGCATTGTCTCAACCAGCAGTCTGATCATCGGTGTCGCGGCCGCTCATACGACACAGAGCGATATCATTCTTGCCGGATTAGCCGGCTTAGTCGCCGGTGCTATGTCAATGGCTGCGGGGGAATATGTCTCCGTCAGTTCGCAAGCGGATACCGAAAATGCGGACCTAGAGCTTGAACGGCAATCATTAGCGGATGACATTGACTCTGAAAAAGAAGAACTGGCGAAAATATATGAGCACCGGGGCGTGACGCCGAAGTTGGCCTATCTGGTCGCCGAGCAGATGATGGCGCATGATGCGCTAGCAGCTCATGCCCGCGATGAAATCGGCATTACCGAAGACGGTAAAGCACAACCGCTTCAGGCGGCACTTTCCTCGGCAGCGACTTTTACCGTGGGGGCACTATTACCGCTGTTAGTGGCCTGGTTTGTAGCACCGTCACAGCTAATCAATCTGGTGGCTATCTCGTCGCTGTTTTTTTTGGCTGTGCTTGGCGGTATTGCCGCGGTTACCGGTGGCGCTCCAATATTCAGAGCTTGTGTCAGGGTGACATTTTGGGGAGCTATCGCCATGTTGATCACCGCCGCCGTGGGGCATTTGTTCGGTGTGTCGGTGTAG
- a CDS encoding sensor domain-containing diguanylate cyclase: MLFTRTYPLRLVIILPFSFLFFIGAAAFSVISYQNSQTLARSMGQNFARELSQRIEQYVSHLTKVMPEITDANATQVLNGNLSIAQPQQNTPWLLSQLRQSEQLSFVSMAFPDGRYIAAARPPNSPEHIEIASNIFNPEHHLIGYMLDSSDHLGQAIEQVKVSYDPRQRPFMQWALANPQLPCWGEIYRYVQSEVYGISLSKAVLDAQGNVIAVVAADIALNRLNQFMEKLNIGYGGLAFLLEQQSGKLIASSNIQRIPVKAADGNRFLLKQHPIPLLRNLSISQQDNLVDSHVIADGKHYLLEVKQIKLGEQQSWQLVVLLPVDQIAAPIMQQVKVTLFITLLLLLLLIFIGAQLARKIARPIENIAQIASNNELQKLTENPSKHHQYVEVSHLATSLATLAKAQLDSIHTLEQQVSKRTLELQKANQRLTTLSEQDALTGIANRRVFDRCLVSEWQQAIAENSPLSVIVCDIDHFKSFNDYYGHQAGDKALQAVAQHLQAHVRHSSDLLARYGGEEFALILPNTDAAQAAKIAENLRQSLFAAAIPRADLAPWVISLSLGYASTYPQESQKVEELVRRADKQLYVAKANGRNQVQPASTTIV, translated from the coding sequence ATGTTGTTTACGCGCACCTACCCTCTGCGCTTAGTCATAATACTGCCGTTCTCTTTTTTATTTTTTATTGGTGCGGCGGCATTTTCCGTTATCTCTTATCAGAATAGCCAAACACTGGCGCGTTCCATGGGGCAGAATTTTGCCCGTGAGTTGTCACAGCGTATAGAGCAATATGTGAGCCATCTGACTAAGGTGATGCCAGAAATCACTGACGCCAATGCCACGCAGGTACTCAATGGCAATCTTTCTATCGCGCAGCCCCAACAGAACACCCCCTGGTTACTGAGTCAGCTACGCCAGAGTGAACAGCTAAGTTTTGTCAGTATGGCGTTTCCCGACGGACGCTACATTGCAGCCGCTCGGCCCCCTAACAGTCCTGAACATATCGAAATCGCCAGTAATATCTTCAATCCAGAGCATCACCTTATCGGCTATATGCTTGACAGCAGCGATCATCTGGGCCAAGCCATTGAGCAGGTTAAAGTCAGCTATGATCCACGGCAGCGTCCCTTTATGCAGTGGGCTTTGGCTAATCCGCAACTGCCTTGTTGGGGCGAAATCTATCGCTATGTACAAAGTGAGGTGTATGGCATCAGTCTGTCAAAAGCGGTGCTTGATGCACAGGGGAATGTCATTGCCGTGGTGGCGGCAGATATTGCCTTAAACCGGCTTAACCAGTTTATGGAAAAGCTCAACATTGGCTACGGTGGTCTGGCGTTTTTACTGGAGCAGCAGAGCGGCAAGCTGATCGCGTCTTCGAATATTCAGCGCATTCCGGTAAAAGCTGCCGATGGCAACCGCTTCTTGTTGAAACAGCATCCAATCCCATTACTGCGTAATCTGTCGATTTCACAACAAGATAATCTGGTAGATTCACACGTGATTGCCGACGGGAAGCACTACTTATTAGAAGTTAAGCAGATAAAGCTCGGTGAGCAACAAAGCTGGCAATTGGTGGTATTGCTACCCGTCGATCAAATCGCAGCCCCCATCATGCAACAAGTCAAAGTTACACTGTTTATCACGTTGCTGTTATTGCTGTTACTGATCTTTATCGGCGCTCAGCTTGCCCGAAAGATTGCCCGCCCGATTGAAAATATCGCGCAGATCGCTAGTAACAACGAACTGCAGAAACTGACGGAAAATCCCAGTAAACACCACCAGTATGTGGAAGTCAGCCACCTTGCAACCAGTCTGGCTACGCTGGCAAAAGCGCAACTGGATTCAATCCATACACTTGAACAACAAGTATCGAAACGCACCCTTGAATTGCAAAAAGCCAACCAACGGCTGACCACCTTATCTGAGCAAGATGCTTTAACCGGTATTGCCAATCGCCGCGTTTTCGATCGATGCCTTGTCAGTGAATGGCAACAAGCGATTGCTGAAAACAGCCCGTTGAGTGTGATTGTGTGCGATATCGATCATTTTAAATCATTTAACGATTATTACGGCCATCAGGCTGGCGATAAAGCGCTGCAAGCCGTAGCGCAACATCTGCAGGCTCATGTACGACATAGCAGTGACTTACTTGCCAGATATGGCGGTGAAGAATTTGCTTTGATTTTGCCAAATACTGATGCTGCACAGGCAGCGAAAATCGCCGAGAATTTGCGCCAAAGCCTGTTTGCTGCCGCGATTCCGCGAGCAGATCTGGCCCCCTGGGTGATCTCATTGAGTCTGGGTTACGCCAGTACCTATCCGCAAGAGAGTCAGAAAGTCGAAGAACTGGTACGGCGAGCAGATAAACAGTTGTATGTCGCTAAAGCCAACGGGAGAAATCAGGTCCAACCGGCAAGTACCACCATTGTCTAG
- a CDS encoding zinc ribbon domain-containing protein YjdM: MSDLPNCPSCNSSYTYEDGSTLVCPECGHEWIAGEVVEQDDGLVVKDANGAQLSDGDTVTVIKDLKVKGSSLVVKVGTKVKNIRLVEGDHNIDCKIDGIGAMQLKSEFVKKA, encoded by the coding sequence ATGAGTGATTTACCAAATTGTCCAAGTTGTAATTCCAGCTATACCTATGAAGATGGCAGCACTTTGGTGTGTCCCGAGTGTGGTCATGAATGGATAGCGGGAGAAGTGGTTGAACAGGACGACGGGCTGGTGGTCAAGGATGCCAATGGTGCGCAGTTAAGCGATGGTGATACTGTCACTGTGATTAAAGATTTAAAAGTGAAAGGCAGCTCACTGGTGGTCAAAGTGGGCACGAAAGTGAAAAATATCCGGCTGGTTGAGGGCGATCATAATATTGATTGCAAGATCGATGGTATCGGCGCAATGCAGCTCAAATCCGAGTTTGTGAAAAAGGCCTGA
- a CDS encoding carbon-nitrogen hydrolase family protein: MTKHIVSALQIGAKESGKQETLQSILSYENEIIQSKSELVVMPEALLGGYPKGETFGTYLGYRLDAGREAYERYYDNAVTVPGEETDELVALSQRTQCSIVIGVIERAGSTLYCTSLHITPSHGLVGKHRKLMPTGTERLIWGQGDGSMLSTVDTGFAKIGSAICWENHMPLLRMAMYAQGIDIWCAPTVDEREIWQCSMRHIAHEGRCFVISAVQVQGSPEQTGRSAEGWDPSRPFIKGGSMIVDPLGNILAGPMYGEEGLLSVEIDMSQITKSRYDFDVVGHYARPDVFSLQVDVTAKKSVTLKS, from the coding sequence ATGACTAAACATATTGTTTCAGCACTGCAGATTGGCGCAAAGGAGTCGGGGAAGCAAGAGACTTTGCAGTCGATCCTATCTTACGAAAACGAAATTATCCAATCTAAATCAGAACTTGTGGTAATGCCGGAAGCATTGCTTGGGGGATATCCTAAGGGCGAGACCTTTGGGACATATTTAGGTTATCGTCTTGATGCCGGGCGTGAAGCTTATGAGCGCTATTACGACAATGCGGTCACTGTTCCTGGAGAGGAAACCGATGAACTCGTCGCGCTTTCGCAACGCACACAATGTTCTATTGTTATCGGTGTGATTGAGCGAGCAGGGTCAACCTTATACTGCACTTCTCTCCATATTACTCCCAGCCATGGATTAGTGGGCAAACATCGTAAACTCATGCCAACAGGCACCGAGCGTTTGATTTGGGGGCAAGGCGATGGTTCGATGTTATCAACGGTGGATACCGGGTTTGCTAAGATTGGTAGTGCTATTTGCTGGGAAAACCATATGCCATTATTGCGTATGGCAATGTACGCTCAGGGAATTGATATTTGGTGTGCACCAACGGTAGACGAGCGTGAAATTTGGCAATGCAGTATGCGTCATATCGCCCACGAAGGGCGTTGTTTTGTGATTAGTGCCGTTCAGGTTCAAGGTTCACCAGAGCAAACCGGCCGCTCTGCTGAGGGCTGGGATCCCAGTCGTCCCTTTATAAAAGGCGGAAGCATGATTGTTGACCCACTTGGCAACATCTTGGCGGGACCAATGTATGGGGAAGAAGGGCTATTGTCGGTGGAGATTGATATGTCGCAAATCACTAAGTCTCGCTACGATTTTGATGTAGTGGGGCACTATGCGCGGCCTGATGTGTTCTCGTTACAAGTGGATGTCACTGCAAAAAAGAGCGTAACCCTAAAATCATGA
- a CDS encoding LysR family transcriptional regulator — protein sequence MNKNDNGHFDLNLLKVFVALYEEGSASRAAVRLAVTQSAVSAALKRLRIIYDDQLFIRNSQGLQPTSKAHAIKPIIADSLDNFVSTLNHLSDSQLKYANQSIMIGLSDDFELFIGSTLAEKIKSKFPRLKVVFRQTNSQKVVNALVEREIDIAITSTYLRSSTIQSDLMKYGNYSCLISRDFVLPETEKTLNLETYLASDHVLVSGDGLTGSVDELLSRNGQKRNVAMATTHFSALPFLLQGPKTLATIPSHAAQAISQVCGLVNLPCPLKFDDYPVSVSWHKIRAKDSLILEIITLVKECFSESNLQQHFDVN from the coding sequence ATGAATAAAAATGATAATGGCCACTTCGACTTAAATCTGCTTAAAGTCTTTGTGGCGCTATACGAAGAAGGCAGTGCCAGCCGCGCAGCGGTGAGGCTCGCCGTCACTCAATCTGCGGTCAGTGCTGCACTAAAGAGATTGAGAATAATCTACGATGATCAATTGTTTATCCGTAATAGCCAGGGCCTGCAACCTACCAGCAAAGCACATGCGATTAAACCGATTATCGCGGATTCATTGGATAACTTTGTTTCAACGTTAAATCATTTATCCGATAGCCAACTCAAGTATGCGAACCAATCAATTATGATAGGTTTGTCTGATGATTTTGAATTATTCATCGGTTCGACGCTGGCGGAAAAAATTAAATCCAAGTTTCCACGACTAAAGGTCGTGTTCCGGCAGACCAACAGTCAGAAAGTGGTCAATGCCCTCGTGGAGCGCGAAATCGATATCGCAATCACCTCCACTTACTTACGTTCCTCCACAATACAAAGCGATCTGATGAAATATGGCAATTATTCATGTCTTATCAGTCGCGATTTCGTGCTCCCGGAAACCGAGAAGACGCTCAACCTTGAAACCTATTTAGCGTCTGACCACGTTCTTGTTTCGGGCGATGGTCTAACAGGCTCTGTCGATGAGTTGCTTTCCAGAAACGGGCAAAAACGCAATGTGGCCATGGCAACCACTCATTTTTCTGCCTTACCATTTTTACTACAAGGCCCCAAAACACTAGCGACGATCCCCAGCCACGCAGCGCAGGCGATCAGTCAGGTGTGCGGATTGGTTAACCTGCCATGCCCGCTCAAGTTTGATGATTATCCTGTCTCAGTCAGCTGGCATAAAATACGTGCCAAAGACAGCCTAATTCTGGAAATCATCACCTTGGTCAAAGAATGCTTTAGTGAGTCGAATTTGCAGCAACATTTTGATGTGAATTGA
- a CDS encoding DUF4197 domain-containing protein, producing MFGKIVVMSLSLVVCACTSMVDDLENRVQQKLQQMLAEKFAERLTDGIDVVVSELAKSGGYLNDPLVRILLPPPLGIIAGVASELQKNPDADLLQTLMNQAAEHAIPVAGPILKNLITHMDEPTLEGVLHAGNQGASQYLKQHAGDMVQTALLPAITAELNANGAVELYGKLLDIKSKADSITATANDVQQTLETAQQLQAEPENIAKEQLAQYVAEQAMGGMFRKIAQQELSIRQNLQQPML from the coding sequence ATGTTTGGTAAAATTGTGGTGATGTCTTTATCACTAGTTGTCTGCGCCTGTACTTCGATGGTAGATGACTTAGAAAATCGTGTGCAGCAAAAACTTCAGCAAATGCTGGCGGAAAAATTTGCAGAACGGCTAACGGATGGCATTGATGTAGTTGTCAGCGAATTAGCGAAAAGCGGTGGTTATCTCAATGATCCATTAGTACGCATTTTGCTACCGCCCCCGCTAGGGATTATTGCGGGAGTGGCCAGTGAACTTCAGAAAAATCCTGACGCGGATTTATTACAAACGCTGATGAATCAGGCGGCCGAGCATGCGATCCCTGTGGCCGGCCCAATATTAAAAAATCTTATCACCCATATGGATGAACCCACTTTAGAAGGGGTTCTTCATGCTGGTAACCAAGGTGCAAGTCAATACTTGAAACAACATGCGGGTGACATGGTGCAGACAGCGTTATTGCCAGCCATCACAGCAGAACTCAATGCAAATGGCGCAGTAGAGCTTTACGGAAAGTTGTTGGACATTAAAAGCAAGGCCGATAGCATTACCGCAACCGCAAACGATGTACAACAGACGCTGGAGACTGCCCAGCAACTGCAAGCAGAGCCTGAAAATATAGCCAAAGAACAACTTGCACAGTATGTCGCTGAGCAGGCTATGGGAGGGATGTTCCGTAAGATTGCTCAGCAGGAACTCAGTATTCGCCAAAATCTACAACAGCCTATGCTGTGA